Proteins from a genomic interval of Qipengyuania sp. JC766:
- the lpdA gene encoding dihydrolipoyl dehydrogenase — protein MAENYDVIVLGSGPGGYVAAIRCAQLGLKTAIVERELLGGICLNWGCIPTKALLRSAEIKHFMEHAGDYGLKVAGKIEADLEAVVKRSRGVAKQLNQGVTHLMKKNKIAVHMGEGTLTGPTSLTVKGEKGEEKLTAKHVIVATGARARDLPFAKADGKRVWTYRHAMTPAEMPKKLLVIGSGAIGIEFASFYNDMGADVTVVEMLDRIVPVEDKDVSAFLEKSLSKQGMTIMTGAGVEDLNVTDKGVKAKIKAKDGKTTETQFSHCIVAIGIVPNTEDIGVEKLAEMDRGFIQIDGLGRTKSKGLWAIGDCTPGPWLAHKASHEGVTCAEAIAQELGNKDVHPHPLDRANIPGCTYCHPQVASVGLTEEKAKEAGHEVKAGTFPFIGNGKAIALGEPEGFCKTVFDAKTGELLGAHMVGAEVTEMIQGFVVGKTLETTEVELMQTVFPHPTISESMHESVLGAYGRALHI, from the coding sequence ATGGCTGAAAACTACGACGTGATCGTGCTCGGTTCGGGACCCGGCGGCTATGTCGCGGCAATCCGCTGTGCGCAGTTGGGCCTGAAAACCGCCATCGTGGAACGCGAACTTCTAGGCGGGATCTGCCTCAACTGGGGTTGCATCCCGACAAAGGCGTTGCTCCGCTCTGCCGAGATCAAGCACTTCATGGAACACGCCGGTGATTACGGCCTGAAAGTCGCGGGCAAGATCGAAGCGGACCTGGAAGCGGTGGTGAAGCGCAGCCGCGGCGTCGCCAAGCAGCTGAACCAGGGCGTCACGCACCTGATGAAGAAGAACAAGATCGCGGTCCACATGGGCGAGGGCACGCTGACCGGCCCGACTTCGCTGACCGTGAAAGGGGAGAAGGGCGAAGAGAAGCTCACTGCAAAGCATGTGATCGTGGCGACCGGCGCACGCGCGCGCGACCTGCCTTTCGCGAAAGCCGACGGCAAGCGCGTGTGGACCTACCGCCACGCCATGACGCCGGCCGAGATGCCGAAGAAGCTGCTGGTCATCGGATCGGGCGCGATCGGTATCGAGTTCGCCAGCTTCTACAACGACATGGGCGCGGACGTGACCGTGGTCGAAATGCTCGACCGGATCGTGCCGGTGGAAGACAAGGATGTCTCCGCCTTCCTCGAAAAGAGCCTGTCCAAGCAGGGCATGACCATCATGACCGGTGCAGGGGTCGAGGACCTCAATGTCACGGACAAGGGCGTAAAGGCGAAGATCAAGGCGAAGGACGGTAAGACCACCGAGACCCAATTCAGCCACTGCATCGTCGCCATCGGTATCGTCCCCAACACGGAGGACATCGGCGTCGAGAAGCTGGCGGAAATGGATCGCGGCTTCATCCAGATCGACGGGCTAGGGCGGACGAAGTCCAAGGGTCTCTGGGCGATTGGCGATTGCACGCCCGGACCCTGGCTCGCGCACAAGGCGAGCCACGAAGGCGTGACCTGCGCCGAAGCCATCGCGCAGGAACTGGGCAACAAGGACGTACATCCCCATCCGCTCGACCGTGCGAACATACCGGGCTGCACCTATTGCCACCCACAGGTCGCATCGGTCGGCCTGACCGAGGAGAAAGCGAAGGAAGCGGGCCACGAGGTGAAGGCGGGCACCTTCCCCTTCATCGGCAACGGCAAGGCGATCGCGCTGGGCGAGCCGGAGGGCTTCTGCAAGACGGTGTTCGATGCGAAGACCGGCGAACTGCTGGGCGCGCACATGGTCGGCGCGGAAGTGACCGAGATGATCCAGGGCTTCGTCGTCGGCAAGACGCTGGAGACCACCGAGGTGGAACTAATGCAGACGGTCTTCCCGCATCCCACGATCAGCGAAAGCATGCACGAAAGCGTGCTGGGCGCCTACGGCAGGGCTTTGCACATCTGA
- a CDS encoding hotdog domain-containing protein, translated as MADRHLMIRATAMPADTNPYGGVFGGWLMSQMALGAGALASREGEGKAVVVSATDFAFPGAMDVGDELSVFCEVERYGRTSLTIVAEAIARERNGEVTVKVAGGTFKFVLLGDDDKPRPVRARAEAAQPVPENDA; from the coding sequence TTGGCTGACCGGCACCTGATGATCCGTGCGACGGCCATGCCGGCCGATACCAATCCCTATGGCGGTGTCTTCGGCGGCTGGCTGATGAGCCAGATGGCGCTCGGCGCCGGGGCGCTGGCGAGCCGCGAGGGGGAGGGCAAGGCCGTTGTCGTTTCCGCAACCGACTTCGCCTTTCCCGGCGCGATGGACGTGGGCGACGAATTGTCGGTCTTCTGCGAGGTCGAGCGATACGGTCGCACCTCCCTTACCATCGTCGCCGAAGCAATCGCGCGTGAGCGCAATGGCGAGGTCACGGTCAAGGTGGCGGGTGGCACGTTCAAGTTCGTCCTGCTCGGGGACGACGACAAGCCGCGCCCCGTGCGCGCCCGCGCGGAGGCAGCACAGCCCGTTCCCGAGAACGATGCGTGA
- a CDS encoding pyruvate dehydrogenase complex dihydrolipoamide acetyltransferase: MPTELKMPALSPTMEEGTLAKWLKQEGDSIEPGDIIAEIETDKATMEFEAIDEGTLAKIVVAEGSENVAVGTVIAILAEEGEDVSDVASADASGGSDTKSDGKADTSSASEKTSNDQPAPAPASSGDAKDKPSQETTKAPAAPVQDGKRIIASPLARRIADQKGLDLATIEGSGPRGRIVKADVEDAKPQAASAAKAEKDSAPAAQGSQASGQPDGGTPFEEEKLSNVRKVIAKRLTEAKQTVPHYYLSVDVRLDKLLDLRKQLNASLEPDGVKLSVNDMLIKALARALVREPQCNVSFQGETLHRFTRADVAVAVASPKGLITPIVTHADTKGLAQISTEMKDLVEKAGEGKLQPHQYQGGSASISNLGMFGIKQFDAVINPPHGMIMAVGAGEQRPYIVDGELGVATVMTASGSFDHRAIDGADGAKLMAAFKQLCEEPLGLVV, from the coding sequence ATGCCGACTGAACTGAAGATGCCCGCCCTTTCCCCCACGATGGAGGAAGGCACCCTGGCGAAATGGCTGAAGCAGGAAGGCGACAGCATCGAGCCGGGCGACATCATCGCCGAGATCGAGACCGACAAGGCGACGATGGAGTTCGAAGCGATCGACGAGGGCACGCTCGCCAAGATCGTCGTCGCGGAAGGCAGCGAGAACGTGGCCGTCGGCACTGTCATCGCGATCCTCGCGGAAGAGGGCGAGGACGTGTCCGACGTCGCTTCCGCGGATGCATCCGGCGGCAGCGACACCAAGTCGGACGGAAAGGCCGACACCTCTTCCGCTTCGGAAAAGACTTCCAACGACCAGCCCGCCCCGGCCCCCGCATCGAGCGGCGATGCCAAGGACAAGCCCTCGCAGGAAACGACGAAAGCGCCTGCCGCACCGGTGCAGGATGGCAAGCGCATCATCGCCTCGCCGCTCGCACGGCGTATCGCGGACCAGAAGGGCCTCGATCTTGCGACCATCGAAGGCAGCGGCCCCCGCGGCCGGATCGTCAAGGCCGATGTGGAGGATGCGAAACCGCAGGCGGCATCCGCTGCCAAGGCGGAGAAGGACTCCGCGCCTGCCGCCCAGGGCTCTCAGGCGTCCGGTCAGCCGGATGGCGGCACCCCGTTCGAGGAAGAAAAGCTCTCCAATGTCCGCAAGGTCATTGCCAAGCGCCTGACCGAAGCGAAGCAGACCGTTCCGCACTACTACCTCTCGGTGGACGTGCGCCTCGACAAGTTGCTCGACCTGCGCAAGCAGCTCAACGCCTCGCTCGAACCCGATGGCGTGAAACTTTCCGTCAACGACATGCTGATCAAGGCGCTGGCGCGCGCACTGGTGCGCGAACCGCAATGCAATGTCAGCTTCCAGGGCGAGACGCTCCACCGCTTCACGCGCGCCGACGTGGCCGTCGCGGTCGCCTCGCCCAAGGGCTTGATCACGCCGATCGTGACCCACGCCGATACCAAGGGCCTCGCCCAGATCTCGACCGAGATGAAGGACCTTGTGGAAAAGGCCGGGGAGGGCAAGTTGCAGCCGCACCAGTACCAGGGCGGCTCCGCCAGCATTTCCAATCTCGGCATGTTCGGAATCAAGCAGTTCGACGCGGTCATCAATCCGCCCCACGGCATGATCATGGCCGTCGGCGCCGGTGAACAGCGGCCCTACATCGTGGACGGCGAACTGGGTGTCGCGACCGTGATGACCGCCAGCGGCAGCTTCGATCACCGCGCCATCGACGGCGCGGACGGCGCGAAGCTGATGGCGGCGTTCAAGCAGCTTTGCGAGGAACCGCTGGGGCTCGTCGTATGA
- a CDS encoding universal stress protein translates to MRAYLVVMDETAEAQKALRFASHRAMKLGDTVQILALVSQQNFNAFGGVQATIEQEARDRAEVLASSAAGSIFSESGKMPTITVKVGEWQAAIREYLSEHPEVIALVLGAAEDGSPGPLISHFSAHSGNLPCPLYIVPGHFTNEQIDELAA, encoded by the coding sequence ATGCGGGCATATCTGGTCGTGATGGATGAAACGGCGGAAGCGCAGAAGGCGCTGCGCTTCGCATCGCATCGCGCGATGAAACTTGGCGACACGGTGCAGATACTGGCGCTCGTGTCGCAGCAGAACTTCAATGCCTTCGGCGGCGTGCAGGCGACGATCGAGCAGGAAGCGCGCGACCGGGCCGAAGTGCTGGCGAGCAGCGCAGCCGGCAGCATCTTTTCCGAAAGTGGCAAGATGCCGACGATCACGGTGAAGGTCGGCGAGTGGCAGGCGGCGATCCGCGAATACCTGTCCGAGCACCCGGAAGTCATCGCGCTGGTGCTGGGTGCGGCGGAGGACGGTTCGCCCGGCCCCCTGATCAGCCATTTTTCCGCGCATTCGGGCAATCTGCCCTGCCCCCTCTACATCGTGCCGGGGCACTTCACGAACGAACAGATCGACGAACTCGCCGCCTGA
- a CDS encoding peroxiredoxin-like family protein yields the protein MLKPGQKVPDIDLPLTIQARFELAKQSPDNLTMLVFYRGRHCPICKSQLEELGGKLEEFTKRGISPFAISMDDKERAMTVDEEWKTGDLPLVYDLPEEEARKWGLYISEKRPDSDEPEVFSEPGIFLITPEQELFFAAVQSGPFARPPLDKLLEGIDYVLENDYPARGTLT from the coding sequence ATGCTGAAGCCCGGCCAGAAGGTCCCCGACATCGATCTGCCCCTGACGATCCAGGCCCGTTTCGAACTCGCCAAGCAGAGTCCCGACAACCTTACGATGCTGGTCTTCTACCGCGGCAGGCACTGCCCGATCTGCAAGTCGCAGCTTGAGGAGCTCGGAGGCAAGCTGGAGGAATTCACGAAGCGCGGCATCTCGCCCTTCGCGATAAGCATGGACGACAAGGAGCGTGCCATGACGGTCGACGAGGAATGGAAGACCGGCGACCTGCCGCTCGTCTACGACCTGCCGGAGGAGGAAGCCCGCAAATGGGGCCTCTACATTTCGGAAAAGCGCCCCGACAGCGACGAGCCGGAGGTGTTCTCCGAACCCGGCATCTTCCTCATCACGCCGGAGCAGGAACTGTTTTTCGCGGCCGTGCAGAGCGGCCCGTTCGCCCGCCCGCCGCTCGACAAGCTGCTGGAAGGAATCGATTACGTGCTGGAGAACGATTATCCGGCGCGCGGTACGCTGACCTGA
- the rnr gene encoding ribonuclease R, whose product MTNQKKNQRVAGMPSREQVIEFIQTSETPAGKREIAKAFGLKGQEKIALKRLLKDMAEEGLIDGKKTAYHRMGGVPKVTVLRVAEIEDGDPFAVPESWQPDSGETPPRLRLIESKRGKKAHAALKVGDRVLARTEETGRGWIAHVMKKLPQKTEGLLGVVEIDGSGKAWLAPTDKRVRSSSPISDLAGAEAGQLVLAERSGRSPRAGVKVVEIYGDPLAPKSFSLIAISKHGIPHVFPDAAIEEAERAAKLDLSAEHREDLRHLPIVAIDPADARDHDDAIWAEPDGNGGFNALVAIADVSFYVRPGGALDREARKRGNSVYFPDRVVPMLPEVLSADVCSLRAGEDRAAMACHLTISADGTITGHRFTRALVRIDEVIAYEEAQARIDEDRAGENLQHLWSAWKALASARDARDPLELDLPERRVVLDEKGKIAEIAVRERLDAHRVVEDFMISANVAAAKALESKTAPVVYRIHEPPSREKLIALREYLETFGRKLALGQVITPGLFNRMLKDVSDESEKAQVMEAVLRSQTQAYYGPANAGHFGLALGSYAHFTSPIRRYADLLVHRALVDAFKLEQPKPHGKLPEASGLSETDRADLAKISDAISQTERRAMEAERDTIDRYVAAWLAGRVGETFETRITGVQNFGFFATIVGLGGDGLVPVSTLGREHFRYDEAARALIGEDSGTSYTTGDKLKLKLGEANPLTGALKFVPLDSDGNAIETRGNRPPPRHKGGGKGPAAKGKYKTGKRGRPGNIRHQGRGKR is encoded by the coding sequence ATGACAAATCAAAAAAAGAACCAGCGCGTGGCCGGAATGCCATCGCGCGAACAGGTAATCGAATTCATCCAGACGTCGGAAACGCCCGCGGGCAAGCGGGAAATCGCCAAGGCCTTCGGGCTGAAGGGGCAGGAGAAGATCGCTCTCAAGCGCCTGCTCAAGGACATGGCCGAAGAGGGCCTGATCGACGGCAAGAAGACCGCCTATCATCGCATGGGCGGGGTCCCCAAGGTGACCGTCCTGCGCGTTGCGGAGATCGAGGACGGCGATCCCTTCGCCGTGCCGGAAAGCTGGCAACCCGATAGCGGGGAGACACCGCCCCGCCTGCGACTCATCGAGAGCAAGCGCGGCAAGAAGGCGCATGCAGCGCTCAAGGTCGGCGACCGGGTGCTGGCACGCACGGAAGAGACCGGGCGCGGATGGATCGCGCATGTGATGAAGAAGCTGCCGCAAAAGACCGAAGGCCTCCTGGGCGTGGTCGAGATCGACGGCAGCGGCAAGGCGTGGCTCGCACCCACCGACAAACGCGTGCGCAGTTCATCGCCCATCAGCGACCTTGCCGGGGCGGAAGCGGGGCAGCTGGTCCTGGCCGAACGGTCCGGCCGCAGCCCGCGCGCCGGGGTCAAGGTGGTCGAGATCTACGGCGACCCGCTTGCGCCCAAAAGCTTCAGCCTCATCGCGATTTCCAAGCACGGCATTCCCCACGTCTTCCCCGATGCCGCGATCGAAGAAGCAGAGCGCGCCGCGAAGCTGGACCTCAGCGCGGAGCATCGCGAGGATCTGCGCCACTTGCCGATCGTCGCGATCGACCCGGCGGATGCGCGCGACCATGACGATGCCATCTGGGCGGAACCCGACGGCAATGGCGGCTTCAACGCGCTCGTCGCGATTGCCGATGTCAGCTTCTACGTTCGCCCCGGCGGCGCGCTCGACCGCGAGGCGCGCAAGCGTGGCAACTCCGTCTATTTTCCCGACCGCGTGGTCCCGATGCTGCCCGAGGTGCTGAGCGCGGACGTCTGTTCGCTGCGCGCCGGCGAAGACCGGGCGGCGATGGCGTGCCACCTGACCATTTCCGCCGACGGCACAATCACCGGCCACCGCTTCACCCGCGCGTTGGTGCGGATCGACGAGGTCATCGCCTACGAAGAGGCACAGGCCCGGATCGACGAGGACCGCGCTGGCGAGAACCTGCAGCATCTCTGGTCCGCGTGGAAGGCCCTGGCCTCCGCCCGCGACGCACGCGATCCGCTGGAACTGGACCTGCCGGAACGTCGGGTGGTCCTCGACGAGAAGGGCAAGATCGCCGAGATCGCCGTGCGCGAAAGGCTGGATGCGCATCGCGTGGTGGAGGACTTCATGATCTCCGCCAATGTCGCGGCGGCAAAGGCGCTGGAGAGCAAGACCGCGCCGGTCGTCTACCGCATCCACGAACCGCCGAGCCGCGAGAAGCTGATCGCGCTGCGCGAATATCTCGAGACTTTCGGTCGCAAGCTGGCGCTAGGCCAGGTCATCACGCCCGGTCTGTTCAACCGGATGCTGAAGGACGTCTCGGACGAATCCGAAAAGGCGCAGGTCATGGAAGCGGTCCTGCGCAGCCAGACGCAGGCCTATTACGGGCCTGCCAATGCCGGGCATTTCGGTCTCGCGCTCGGCAGCTATGCGCACTTCACCTCGCCTATCCGGCGCTATGCCGACCTGCTGGTGCACCGCGCGCTGGTCGATGCCTTCAAGCTCGAACAGCCCAAACCCCACGGGAAGCTTCCCGAGGCGAGCGGCCTGTCCGAAACCGACCGCGCCGACCTGGCGAAGATTTCCGACGCGATCAGCCAGACCGAACGCCGCGCGATGGAGGCGGAGCGCGACACCATCGACCGCTACGTCGCCGCATGGCTGGCCGGGCGCGTGGGCGAAACCTTCGAGACGCGGATCACGGGTGTCCAGAATTTCGGCTTCTTCGCGACCATCGTGGGGCTGGGCGGCGACGGGCTCGTCCCGGTGTCGACGCTCGGCCGCGAGCATTTCCGGTATGACGAGGCCGCGCGCGCACTCATCGGAGAGGACAGCGGCACCAGCTACACTACTGGCGACAAGCTGAAGCTCAAGCTGGGGGAGGCGAACCCGCTGACGGGCGCGCTCAAGTTCGTGCCGCTGGACAGCGACGGCAATGCGATCGAGACGCGCGGCAACCGCCCGCCGCCCCGGCACAAGGGCGGCGGCAAGGGACCGGCTGCCAAGGGCAAGTACAAGACGGGCAAGCGCGGACGGCCCGGCAATATCCGGCACCAGGGTCGGGGCAAGCGATAG
- a CDS encoding M28 family peptidase — protein sequence MIRHLSLFALLLAGTAPQAVQAQSEASQTAGEDGTELTDRLAAQVSEDRLRADMDTIVGFGTRHTLSTQTDPERGVGAAVNWALDEFRRIGSRCGNCLDVQSVERVVEADGRRIPTDTLIRNAVAIQRGTERPDEVIIVQGHYDTRVSDVMNATADSPGANDDGSGSIMILEASRILSQQEYPSTIIYALLTGEEQGLYGAQILADWVEEQGMRVKAVLNNDMIGNSCGSDGFCDAEHVRVFSEGLRADSTEELRALQRRFGGENDSPGRNLSRWLDDVATDVPSGMQVREIWRTDRMGRGGDQIPFLDKGYPAVRITVAVEDYDHQHQDLRTEDGVTYGDTIDELDWTYLTRASQLNVRALHRLAMAPMPPEVTADAAVRVDTEITWKAVPGAQIYEVLARRTNEPDWPEPIGLTYLDRPVSANGSAAAEGGTFTYTADLRGDDWIFGVRACNAGYCSPAASAVPGGAFEPLSASEDDSD from the coding sequence ATGATCAGGCATCTTTCGTTGTTCGCCCTGCTTCTGGCAGGCACCGCCCCGCAGGCCGTCCAGGCCCAGTCCGAAGCATCGCAGACCGCTGGCGAAGACGGCACGGAGCTGACGGACCGCCTCGCCGCACAGGTTTCGGAAGATCGGCTGCGGGCCGACATGGACACGATCGTCGGGTTCGGCACGCGCCATACCCTTTCCACGCAAACCGATCCCGAACGCGGCGTCGGAGCAGCGGTGAACTGGGCGCTGGACGAATTCCGGAGGATCGGCAGCCGGTGCGGTAATTGCTTGGACGTGCAATCGGTCGAGCGCGTGGTGGAGGCCGACGGCCGGCGTATCCCCACCGATACGCTCATCCGCAACGCGGTCGCCATCCAGCGCGGCACCGAACGCCCGGACGAAGTCATCATCGTGCAAGGCCATTACGATACCCGCGTGTCGGACGTGATGAACGCAACGGCGGATTCCCCGGGTGCGAACGACGACGGGTCCGGCAGCATCATGATCCTGGAGGCTTCGCGCATCCTTTCGCAGCAGGAATACCCGTCCACCATCATCTATGCTCTCCTGACCGGCGAGGAGCAGGGCCTTTACGGCGCGCAGATCCTGGCCGACTGGGTCGAGGAGCAGGGCATGAGGGTGAAGGCCGTGCTCAACAACGACATGATCGGCAACAGCTGCGGGTCAGACGGGTTCTGCGATGCCGAACACGTCCGGGTCTTTTCCGAAGGCCTGCGGGCGGATTCGACCGAGGAACTGCGCGCGTTGCAGCGTCGCTTCGGCGGCGAGAACGACAGCCCGGGCCGCAACCTGTCCCGCTGGCTGGACGATGTCGCCACCGATGTGCCGTCGGGCATGCAGGTGCGCGAAATCTGGCGCACGGACAGGATGGGGCGGGGCGGGGACCAGATCCCGTTTCTCGACAAAGGATATCCGGCCGTGCGGATCACTGTCGCGGTCGAGGATTACGATCACCAGCACCAGGACCTGCGCACCGAAGATGGCGTGACTTATGGCGACACGATCGACGAACTCGACTGGACCTACCTCACCCGCGCATCGCAACTGAACGTGCGCGCGCTGCACCGGCTTGCCATGGCACCGATGCCGCCCGAAGTGACGGCCGATGCAGCCGTCCGCGTGGATACCGAAATCACGTGGAAAGCGGTGCCGGGTGCGCAGATCTACGAAGTGCTGGCGCGTCGCACAAACGAACCCGACTGGCCGGAGCCGATCGGGCTGACCTATCTCGACAGACCAGTGTCGGCCAATGGCAGCGCTGCTGCGGAAGGGGGGACCTTCACTTACACTGCCGACCTGCGCGGGGACGACTGGATCTTCGGGGTCCGGGCCTGCAATGCCGGTTATTGCTCGCCCGCTGCCAGCGCCGTTCCGGGCGGGGCCTTCGAACCGCTTTCCGCATCCGAGGATGACAGCGACTAG
- a CDS encoding DUF805 domain-containing protein encodes MIGSIGYSLRNLFNFSGRDARSTFWLYLLFLVVLQFAVSIITIAPVYFEMFSAAFDAGQSGAQPEDLERMMLGNMAGMMERQVLVGLAVTIVSGILFAASFVRRLHDSGKSGWWLLAAYVPVFGSALYNYAYLDDVLAVMQASMTPGSPADTMARQSELYAYSALSYIGYLVVIVFGVMKSDEGPNRYGPEPVGA; translated from the coding sequence ATGATCGGCAGCATCGGATACAGTCTTCGCAACCTGTTCAATTTTTCGGGCCGCGATGCGCGTTCGACCTTCTGGCTCTACCTGCTGTTCCTGGTGGTCCTGCAGTTCGCGGTATCGATCATCACCATCGCGCCTGTCTATTTCGAGATGTTTTCCGCCGCATTCGATGCGGGCCAGTCCGGCGCCCAGCCCGAGGACCTCGAACGCATGATGCTCGGCAACATGGCGGGCATGATGGAGCGACAGGTGCTGGTCGGTCTGGCTGTCACGATCGTGTCGGGGATCCTGTTCGCGGCCTCCTTCGTCAGGCGGTTGCACGATTCCGGCAAGAGCGGCTGGTGGCTGCTGGCCGCCTACGTTCCGGTCTTCGGATCCGCCCTCTACAATTACGCGTACCTGGACGATGTGCTGGCCGTGATGCAGGCGAGCATGACGCCCGGCAGCCCGGCGGACACCATGGCGCGGCAGAGCGAACTCTACGCCTACAGCGCGCTGTCCTATATTGGCTACCTGGTGGTGATTGTCTTTGGCGTCATGAAGTCGGACGAAGGCCCAAACCGATATGGCCCGGAGCCGGTCGGCGCCTGA
- a CDS encoding aminoacyl--tRNA ligase-related protein: MSNIRHALSTRRADDFAAWYQEVISAADLAEESGVRGCMVIKPWGYGIWERIQRLLDARIKAKGHDNCYFPIFIPLSNFEREAEHVEGFAKEMAVVTHHRLIADGEGGLIPDPEAKLEEPLVVRPTSETIIGDAMARWVQSWRDLPLLTNQWANVVRWEMRTRMFLRTSEFLWQEGHTAHETREQAQDHTMTMLEVYRACAEEDLAMPVVAGEKPENERFPGAVETWSIEAMMQDGKALQAGTSHYLGTNFAQASGIRYQDREGTQQLCHTTSWGVSTRMVGGVIMTHGDDDGLRVPPTIAPWQVVILPMLRDKPEDDALIAYCETLRDAMARQSALGEPVRVLLDLKPGKAAAKRWDWVRKGAPVIIEVGGRDMENGVVSLLRRDRLWAENGKPDFQAPSHSDASAQIGQLLEDIQHSLYDAARQFRDERITRGVTGFDEVEAHFTEGNCYPGWVEVQWSRPTGAELEAVVERLKALKLTIRNVPAGSAPADGTCIFGGGPAKERILLARAY; encoded by the coding sequence GTGTCCAACATCCGCCACGCCCTTTCGACCCGGCGCGCAGACGATTTCGCAGCCTGGTACCAGGAAGTCATTTCGGCCGCCGACCTTGCCGAGGAATCGGGCGTGCGCGGCTGCATGGTCATCAAGCCGTGGGGGTACGGCATCTGGGAACGCATCCAGCGCCTGCTGGACGCGCGGATCAAGGCCAAGGGCCACGACAACTGCTATTTCCCGATCTTCATCCCCCTGTCCAATTTCGAGCGGGAGGCCGAGCATGTCGAAGGCTTCGCGAAGGAAATGGCCGTGGTCACCCACCACCGCCTCATCGCCGACGGGGAAGGGGGCCTGATCCCCGATCCCGAAGCGAAGCTGGAAGAACCTCTCGTGGTGCGTCCCACGTCGGAGACGATCATCGGCGATGCGATGGCGCGCTGGGTGCAGAGCTGGCGCGACCTGCCGCTGCTGACGAACCAGTGGGCCAACGTGGTACGCTGGGAAATGCGCACCCGCATGTTCCTGCGCACCAGCGAGTTCCTCTGGCAGGAAGGCCACACCGCCCACGAGACAAGGGAACAGGCGCAGGACCACACCATGACCATGCTGGAGGTCTATCGTGCCTGCGCGGAAGAAGACCTCGCCATGCCGGTCGTCGCCGGCGAAAAGCCCGAGAACGAACGTTTCCCCGGCGCCGTCGAAACCTGGTCCATCGAAGCGATGATGCAGGACGGCAAGGCGCTGCAGGCCGGGACCAGCCACTATCTCGGCACCAATTTCGCACAGGCTTCGGGCATCCGCTACCAGGACCGCGAGGGCACGCAGCAATTGTGCCACACGACCAGCTGGGGCGTTTCGACGCGCATGGTCGGTGGCGTCATCATGACTCATGGCGACGATGATGGCCTGCGCGTGCCGCCCACGATCGCCCCGTGGCAGGTCGTCATCCTGCCCATGCTGCGCGACAAGCCCGAAGACGATGCGCTTATCGCCTATTGCGAGACGCTGCGCGATGCGATGGCGCGGCAGTCGGCTTTGGGCGAACCGGTGCGCGTCCTGCTGGATCTGAAACCGGGCAAGGCGGCCGCCAAGCGCTGGGACTGGGTCCGCAAGGGCGCGCCCGTCATCATCGAGGTCGGCGGACGCGACATGGAAAACGGCGTCGTCAGCCTGCTGCGGCGCGACCGCCTCTGGGCGGAGAACGGCAAGCCCGATTTCCAGGCACCCTCGCATTCCGACGCTTCGGCCCAGATCGGCCAGCTGCTAGAGGACATCCAGCACTCGCTGTACGATGCGGCACGGCAATTCCGCGACGAGCGCATCACGCGCGGCGTCACCGGTTTCGACGAGGTCGAGGCGCATTTCACCGAAGGCAATTGCTACCCCGGCTGGGTGGAAGTGCAATGGTCGCGGCCTACGGGTGCGGAACTCGAAGCGGTCGTGGAACGGCTGAAAGCGCTGAAGCTGACCATCCGAAACGTTCCTGCAGGCTCTGCCCCGGCGGACGGGACCTGCATCTTCGGCGGCGGTCCGGCCAAGGAGCGGATCCTGCTCGCCAGGGCGTACTGA
- the phaR gene encoding polyhydroxyalkanoate synthesis repressor PhaR, protein MAKRKPGSDEPITIKKYANRRLYNTGSSSYITLDDLAKMTREGAEFVVIDAKSGDDITGSILTQIIMEEEAGGAQMLPVSFLRDVIAMYGNSMQALMPSYLEASMKNFRENREQFQEAFMSGNPLAKLAENNLAMMRAMGEAFMPGLGGSRQADTAPPAQKQSAQPAAKDDDIAALRDQMAAMQKRLDELGK, encoded by the coding sequence ATGGCAAAGCGCAAACCCGGCAGCGACGAACCGATCACGATCAAGAAGTACGCCAATCGCCGTCTCTACAACACCGGTTCCTCCAGCTACATCACGCTGGACGATCTTGCGAAGATGACCCGCGAGGGGGCCGAGTTCGTGGTAATCGACGCGAAATCGGGCGACGACATCACCGGATCCATCCTGACCCAGATCATCATGGAAGAAGAAGCGGGCGGGGCGCAGATGCTGCCCGTCAGCTTCCTGCGCGACGTGATCGCCATGTACGGCAATTCGATGCAGGCGCTGATGCCGAGCTATCTCGAGGCCAGCATGAAGAACTTCCGCGAGAACCGCGAGCAGTTCCAGGAGGCCTTTATGTCCGGAAATCCGCTGGCCAAGCTGGCGGAGAACAACCTGGCCATGATGCGCGCCATGGGCGAAGCCTTCATGCCCGGCCTCGGCGGATCGAGGCAGGCCGATACCGCTCCCCCGGCCCAGAAACAATCTGCGCAACCGGCTGCGAAGGATGACGACATCGCGGCGCTGCGCGACCAGATGGCCGCGATGCAGAAGAGGCTGGACGAACTGGGCAAATAG